A single Paenibacillus kribbensis DNA region contains:
- the sigE gene encoding RNA polymerase sporulation sigma factor SigE — protein sequence MREQMKLKMKIRLALQLQYYRILFLFGLKSEEIYYIGGSEALPPPLTRDEEEYLLGKLSSGDAAVRSMLIERNLRLVVYIARKFENTGINIEDLVSIGAIGLIKAVNTFDPEKKIKLATYASRCIENEILMYLRRNSKTRTEVSFDEPLNIDWDGNELLLSDVMGTENDTIYRNIEEQVDRKLLHKALDKLTDRERLIMELRFGLQDGEEKTQKDVADLLGISQSYISRLEKRIIKRLRKEFNKMV from the coding sequence ATGCGGGAACAGATGAAATTAAAAATGAAAATCAGGCTAGCATTGCAATTGCAATATTATCGTATTTTATTTTTATTTGGCCTAAAAAGTGAAGAAATTTATTATATTGGCGGCAGCGAGGCGCTCCCCCCACCGCTGACGAGAGACGAGGAAGAGTATTTGCTCGGAAAGCTCTCCTCTGGAGATGCAGCAGTACGTTCCATGCTCATCGAACGGAATTTGCGGTTGGTCGTGTATATTGCCCGTAAATTTGAAAATACGGGGATCAACATTGAGGATCTTGTATCCATCGGTGCCATTGGACTGATCAAGGCCGTTAACACCTTTGATCCCGAAAAGAAAATCAAGCTTGCGACTTATGCTTCAAGATGCATTGAAAATGAAATTTTGATGTACTTGCGGCGCAATAGCAAAACGAGAACAGAGGTTTCGTTTGACGAGCCCCTGAATATTGATTGGGATGGTAATGAATTATTGCTTTCCGACGTGATGGGAACGGAAAATGATACCATTTACCGTAATATTGAGGAGCAAGTAGACCGCAAATTATTGCATAAGGCGCTGGATAAGCTGACAGATCGAGAGCGTTTAATTATGGAGCTGCGCTTCGGCTTGCAGGACGGAGAAGAGAAGACACAGAAGGATGTTGCTGACCTGCTGGGTATCTCGCAATCGTATATTTCGCGCCTGGAAAAACGAATTATAAAGCGCTTACGAAAAGAATTTAACAAAATGGTATAA
- the spoIIGA gene encoding sigma-E processing peptidase SpoIIGA: MVVYIDLIFLTNLFIDAVLLMVTAWMRKIRPAWWRLILSAVIGAMYVVMMFVPELSFLFTFLIKFALSVIMLLVAFGFGSMQKYLRTMGAFYMINFVAAGGILGMHYFLQSTGELFNGIWYTASGGMSFELKIAFWFILCAFVGVMLFFRIVQSSKQRTERMSGFLGEVQVWIGQDHIECTGLLDTGNQLHDPLTRIPVMVMEAALWEGYLPSSWLQKCSEGNVDQLVMELGEESFSWQDRVRLVPYRGINRSHSFMLALKPDRVEVIMNGARYVQDRVLIGLDGGTLSAEGQYRAIIHPDVTAHEEGHADMSQKGDARLSELLQAQERGARVQDEA; this comes from the coding sequence TTGGTTGTTTATATCGACTTGATTTTTTTGACCAATTTGTTCATTGATGCTGTATTGCTGATGGTCACCGCATGGATGAGAAAAATCCGTCCGGCGTGGTGGAGGCTGATTCTTTCGGCTGTCATTGGTGCAATGTACGTGGTCATGATGTTTGTGCCGGAGCTGTCCTTTTTATTTACGTTTCTGATCAAATTTGCATTATCGGTCATTATGCTGCTGGTGGCTTTTGGATTTGGCAGCATGCAGAAGTATCTTCGTACCATGGGTGCTTTTTACATGATCAATTTTGTAGCTGCAGGCGGAATTTTGGGGATGCATTATTTTCTCCAAAGTACGGGGGAATTGTTTAATGGCATCTGGTATACCGCTTCGGGTGGAATGTCCTTTGAGTTGAAAATTGCATTCTGGTTTATTTTATGCGCATTTGTCGGAGTGATGCTTTTCTTTCGTATTGTACAATCCTCAAAGCAGCGCACAGAAAGGATGAGTGGGTTTTTGGGAGAAGTGCAGGTGTGGATCGGGCAGGATCATATTGAGTGTACAGGCTTGCTGGATACAGGCAACCAACTGCATGATCCTTTGACCCGAATCCCGGTCATGGTAATGGAGGCGGCCTTGTGGGAAGGCTATTTGCCCTCCTCCTGGCTCCAAAAATGTTCTGAGGGGAATGTTGACCAACTGGTGATGGAGCTGGGAGAAGAATCGTTCAGCTGGCAGGATCGTGTCCGTCTTGTTCCCTATCGAGGGATCAACCGCAGCCATTCCTTTATGCTTGCACTCAAGCCCGATCGGGTGGAGGTGATTATGAATGGGGCTCGTTATGTACAGGATCGAGTGCTTATTGGTTTGGATGGGGGGACCTTGTCGGCAGAGGGCCAATACCGAGCGATTATTCACCCGGATGTGACGGCACACGAAGAGGGCCATGCTGATATGAGCCAGAAGGGGGATGCACGTCTTAGCGAGCTTTTACAGGCGCAGGAGCGTGGAGCGAGAGTACAGGATGAGGCTTGA
- the ftsA gene encoding cell division protein FtsA, whose protein sequence is MSNNDIIVSLDIGTSKVRAIIGEMNNGTFNIIGVGSADSEGIRKGAIVDIDQTVQSIRNAVDHAERMVGIQITEVYVGISGNHIGLQNSHGVVAVSNEDREIGEEDIERVLKAAEVIAVPPEREIIDVVAKQYVVDGLEGIQDPRGMIGVRLEVEATIVTGGKTPIHNLLRCVEKAGLRIKDLVLLPLGAGQLSLSKDEKVMGSVLVDIGAGSTNVAIFQEGSIVATSTLPIGGEFVTNDIAYGLRTLTDQAEKVKLKYGCAWYDDAAADVVFKVTRIGSNVDKEFNQQDLAAIIEPRVQEIFQLIQAEVKRLGYTELPGGYILTGGTVSMPGVLQVAQSELAASVRIAVPDFIGVRDPGYTSGVGILHNAIRYYRGRSTSVSNSGGSTKKPANRTKSSSPTAEGEQKQGLIERLKNMFSEFI, encoded by the coding sequence TTGAGCAACAATGACATCATTGTTAGTTTGGACATCGGTACATCCAAAGTTCGGGCTATTATTGGGGAAATGAATAATGGAACCTTTAATATTATTGGAGTTGGATCTGCCGACTCGGAAGGGATTCGCAAAGGTGCAATTGTAGACATTGATCAAACCGTGCAATCAATCCGTAACGCTGTGGATCACGCAGAGCGCATGGTTGGTATTCAAATAACAGAAGTGTATGTGGGGATTTCAGGCAACCATATTGGTTTGCAAAATAGTCATGGCGTAGTAGCCGTGTCCAACGAGGACCGAGAAATCGGTGAGGAGGACATCGAGCGTGTACTGAAAGCAGCTGAAGTTATTGCCGTACCACCGGAGAGAGAAATCATTGACGTGGTAGCCAAGCAGTATGTCGTGGATGGCCTTGAAGGAATTCAGGACCCTCGCGGTATGATCGGAGTTCGTCTCGAAGTAGAGGCTACGATTGTTACTGGAGGCAAGACCCCGATACATAACCTGTTGCGTTGCGTGGAGAAAGCCGGCTTGAGGATCAAAGATCTGGTGCTGCTGCCACTCGGGGCTGGGCAATTGTCTCTTTCGAAGGATGAAAAGGTGATGGGTTCGGTGCTGGTGGATATTGGTGCAGGTTCTACGAATGTTGCTATTTTCCAGGAAGGATCGATTGTTGCCACATCAACACTTCCAATTGGCGGAGAATTTGTAACCAATGATATTGCCTACGGATTGAGGACCCTTACCGATCAAGCCGAGAAAGTAAAGCTCAAATACGGCTGCGCATGGTATGATGATGCGGCAGCCGATGTCGTCTTTAAAGTAACCCGTATCGGCAGTAATGTCGATAAAGAGTTTAACCAGCAGGATTTGGCTGCTATTATTGAGCCTAGAGTGCAGGAAATTTTTCAACTCATTCAGGCGGAAGTTAAGCGCTTGGGTTACACAGAGCTTCCGGGGGGTTATATACTTACCGGAGGCACCGTCTCCATGCCTGGTGTACTTCAGGTGGCACAAAGCGAACTGGCCGCTTCCGTAAGGATCGCCGTACCTGATTTTATCGGTGTAAGGGATCCGGGCTACACGAGCGGAGTTGGCATCTTGCATAATGCTATTCGTTACTATCGTGGAAGATCGACAAGCGTTAGCAACAGTGGCGGAAGTACCAAGAAGCCGGCCAACCGGACCAAAAGCAGCAGTCCCACCGCGGAAGGCGAGCAAAAGCAGGGGTTGATTGAACGCTTAAAAAATATGTTCAGTGAATTTATATAA
- the ftsZ gene encoding cell division protein FtsZ has translation MLEFDFEMESLAQIKVIGVGGGGSNAVNRMIENGVQGVEFITVNTDAQALHLAKSEHKLQIGDKLTRGLGAGANPDVGKKAAEESRELIMNTLKGADMVFVTAGMGGGTGTGAAPVIAEIAKECGALTVGVVTRPFTFEGRKRSNQAELGIEGLKEKVDTLIVIPNDRLLEIVDKKTPMLEAFREADNVLRQAVQGISDLIAVPGLINLDFADVKTIMTERGSALMGIGEATGENRAAEAARKAIMSPLLETSIEGARGVIMNITGGVNLSLYEVNEAAEIVTSASDPEVNMIFGAIIDEELKEEIKVTVIATGFEGKPSQPAPGRRPAANPAASESTEKGSPNLRPFGNTQSSDQLDIPTFLRNRSRNNNNDN, from the coding sequence ATGTTGGAATTTGATTTTGAAATGGAGAGCTTGGCTCAAATTAAAGTGATCGGCGTCGGCGGTGGCGGCAGCAATGCGGTTAACCGGATGATCGAAAATGGTGTTCAAGGTGTGGAGTTCATTACTGTCAATACAGATGCCCAGGCACTTCATTTAGCGAAGTCTGAGCATAAGCTTCAGATTGGTGATAAGCTGACTCGCGGCTTGGGTGCCGGTGCTAACCCGGATGTGGGTAAAAAAGCGGCTGAGGAGTCGCGTGAGCTCATTATGAATACGCTCAAAGGTGCCGATATGGTATTCGTTACGGCAGGTATGGGTGGCGGTACAGGAACAGGAGCGGCTCCTGTCATTGCTGAAATTGCCAAGGAATGCGGTGCATTGACAGTGGGCGTGGTAACACGACCATTCACGTTTGAAGGGCGTAAACGCTCCAATCAAGCTGAACTCGGCATTGAGGGATTAAAAGAAAAGGTAGACACGTTGATTGTAATCCCGAATGACCGCCTGCTTGAAATTGTGGACAAGAAAACCCCAATGCTGGAAGCGTTCCGTGAAGCGGATAATGTTCTGCGCCAGGCAGTACAAGGTATTTCGGATCTGATCGCTGTACCGGGTCTGATCAACCTTGACTTTGCTGACGTAAAAACGATCATGACGGAGCGTGGCTCTGCTTTGATGGGAATCGGTGAAGCGACTGGTGAAAATCGTGCGGCTGAAGCTGCACGCAAGGCTATCATGAGCCCGTTGCTGGAGACATCCATTGAAGGTGCTCGTGGTGTAATTATGAACATCACTGGCGGCGTCAATCTGTCTCTGTACGAGGTCAATGAGGCGGCTGAAATTGTAACCTCGGCCTCCGATCCGGAGGTTAACATGATTTTTGGTGCCATCATTGACGAAGAATTAAAAGAAGAGATTAAGGTTACCGTCATCGCAACAGGCTTTGAGGGTAAGCCAAGCCAACCAGCACCGGGACGTAGACCGGCAGCTAATCCGGCGGCTTCCGAATCGACGGAAAAAGGCTCTCCTAACTTGCGTCCATTTGGTAATACTCAAAGCAGTGACCAATTGGATATTCCGACATTCTTACGTAACCGTTCACGCAATAATAATAACGATAACTAG
- a CDS encoding cell division protein FtsQ/DivIB gives MPNAQIPVLKKNKTKKRTSRKIAVLLILLFIVLLAVLFFRSSLSRVSEIRFDGNVFSTREQLLNRSGLAIGDQYFGVSSSDISEKLREIQSIQQVTVDKQFPGIISVHIKEFATVAYELQSDGSLRAILANGSSVGVSSSGIAVEKPILTKWKSDDPYKAKLCDALSRIPGEWTADISEIIPAPIPSFPDRIRMYTRSQFEVITTVSLLNSKISYLNQVLETEEPGLITMLAADSYVPFKPDTNEEGQEKDTTQ, from the coding sequence ATGCCAAATGCTCAAATACCTGTTCTTAAAAAGAATAAAACGAAAAAAAGGACAAGCCGGAAGATTGCCGTTCTTCTCATTTTATTGTTCATTGTGTTACTCGCTGTTCTCTTTTTCCGTTCTTCGTTAAGTCGGGTTTCTGAAATCCGCTTTGACGGTAATGTATTTTCGACCCGAGAGCAGCTTCTAAATCGAAGCGGTCTAGCTATCGGGGATCAGTATTTTGGAGTTAGTTCATCTGACATTTCTGAAAAGCTGCGGGAGATTCAGTCGATTCAGCAAGTCACGGTGGACAAGCAGTTTCCAGGTATCATTTCTGTTCACATTAAAGAGTTTGCTACGGTCGCTTACGAGCTGCAGAGTGATGGCAGCCTGCGAGCAATTCTGGCAAACGGGTCAAGCGTAGGCGTGAGCAGCAGCGGAATAGCTGTCGAGAAGCCGATTTTGACCAAATGGAAATCAGATGATCCGTATAAAGCGAAGCTGTGTGATGCATTATCGCGTATTCCGGGAGAGTGGACAGCCGATATTTCGGAAATCATTCCCGCGCCGATTCCTTCTTTTCCGGACCGCATAAGAATGTATACACGCTCCCAGTTTGAGGTGATAACAACCGTTTCGCTGCTGAACTCTAAAATCAGCTATTTGAATCAGGTGCTGGAAACAGAAGAACCCGGTCTGATCACCATGTTGGCGGCGGATTCTTACGTTCCGTTCAAGCCGGATACGAATGAAGAGGGTCAAGAAAAAGATACTACTCAGTGA
- the murA gene encoding UDP-N-acetylglucosamine 1-carboxyvinyltransferase: MSGKLGGDTLDKLVIEGGRPLSGTIRIHGAKNAALPILAASLLAQGKVEIRNVPHLLDIKVMLHILERLGCTCRHEEETVYVDTSSVRSFQIPEDLMKQMRSSIFLMGPLLARYGEVSIYQPGGCAIGERKIDLHLEGLKALGAEIEEKDEQITFRARKLTGSDIHMDFPSVGATENIMMAAVLAEGRTTITNAAREPEIQDLQNFLNAMGAHIIGAGTDTITITGVSSLNPCTYEVIPDRIVAGTVMIAAAATRGSVSLTHCNPSHLSALIHVLRRAGVQIGILNDIMTISCMSRPKAVERIVTSPYPSFPTDLQSQVMVLLSLADGFSVMKETVFESRFKHVDELNVMGADITVDANAAFIRGVSRLYGATVEATDLRAGAALVIAGLAAQGRTIVEQVHHIDRGYDRIERLFQGLGALMSRQSPVLEQLDFVN, encoded by the coding sequence GTGAGCGGTAAACTCGGAGGTGATACATTGGACAAATTGGTGATTGAGGGAGGCCGTCCCCTGTCAGGCACCATACGTATCCATGGAGCAAAAAATGCGGCACTGCCTATTCTTGCAGCAAGTTTGCTTGCGCAAGGTAAGGTGGAAATTCGGAATGTGCCCCATCTATTGGACATTAAGGTCATGCTGCACATCCTTGAAAGACTCGGCTGTACATGCCGACATGAAGAGGAAACGGTATACGTGGATACGTCGTCCGTCCGATCGTTCCAAATTCCGGAGGATTTGATGAAGCAAATGCGTTCATCGATCTTTCTCATGGGACCTCTGCTCGCCAGATATGGTGAAGTTTCCATTTACCAGCCGGGAGGCTGCGCTATAGGCGAGCGTAAAATCGACCTTCATCTGGAGGGCTTAAAGGCTCTTGGTGCAGAGATCGAGGAAAAAGACGAGCAAATTACGTTCCGTGCCCGCAAGCTGACCGGCTCAGACATTCATATGGATTTTCCGAGCGTAGGAGCAACGGAAAATATTATGATGGCTGCCGTGTTGGCTGAAGGACGAACAACGATTACCAACGCAGCGAGGGAACCGGAGATTCAGGATCTTCAGAACTTCCTGAATGCCATGGGTGCCCATATTATCGGTGCAGGAACAGACACGATTACAATTACGGGGGTCAGTAGCCTGAATCCGTGTACGTATGAGGTCATTCCTGACCGTATTGTAGCAGGAACGGTTATGATCGCAGCTGCTGCTACACGTGGCAGTGTGTCATTGACACACTGTAATCCCTCCCACTTGTCCGCATTGATTCATGTCCTTAGGCGGGCTGGTGTTCAAATCGGCATCCTGAATGATATAATGACCATAAGCTGTATGAGCCGCCCCAAAGCGGTGGAGAGGATTGTGACTTCACCTTACCCATCTTTTCCAACAGATTTGCAGTCTCAAGTCATGGTTCTGCTTTCTTTGGCGGACGGCTTCAGTGTCATGAAAGAGACCGTCTTCGAAAGCAGATTCAAACATGTGGATGAATTAAATGTGATGGGAGCCGATATTACGGTCGATGCGAATGCTGCCTTTATAAGAGGAGTTTCTCGTCTATACGGGGCTACGGTAGAGGCTACCGATCTGCGGGCAGGGGCTGCGCTGGTTATAGCGGGGCTGGCTGCCCAGGGACGTACCATTGTTGAGCAGGTTCACCACATTGACAGAGGGTATGACCGGATCGAACGTCTTTTCCAGGGACTGGGCGCCTTAATGAGCCGTCAGTCTCCGGTGCTGGAGCAGCTGGATTTCGTAAATTAA